Proteins encoded together in one Bosea sp. (in: a-proteobacteria) window:
- a CDS encoding enoyl-CoA hydratase/isomerase family protein, whose amino-acid sequence MSSELVTYESQDGVAVITLSRPEKLNAFNPALALALEAAWKRLAASDDRVAVLTGAGSKAFTAGADLKDPPLVTGYGYVPNIGVEVDKPIIAAVRGWCIGVGVVLVQQADLCVASDTTFFRYPEGRIGVGRGLLGGLAARIPHKIAVELMMLGQDVSAERMLQYGFVNSVTPSEDVLPTAMEWARILAEQDGSVTRYFKQSLLAVLPKSPGEVAERTRWINDQLPGNRSWGGGGATPGASR is encoded by the coding sequence ATGTCCAGCGAACTCGTCACATATGAATCCCAGGACGGCGTGGCCGTGATCACGCTTTCGCGGCCGGAGAAGCTCAACGCCTTCAATCCCGCTCTCGCGCTCGCGCTCGAGGCGGCATGGAAACGCCTCGCCGCGAGCGACGACAGGGTCGCCGTTCTCACGGGGGCAGGCTCCAAGGCCTTCACGGCCGGCGCCGATCTCAAGGACCCTCCGCTCGTCACCGGCTATGGCTATGTTCCGAATATCGGCGTCGAGGTCGATAAGCCCATCATCGCCGCGGTGCGCGGCTGGTGCATCGGCGTCGGCGTGGTGCTGGTCCAGCAGGCCGATCTCTGCGTCGCCAGCGACACCACCTTCTTCCGCTACCCGGAGGGCCGGATCGGCGTCGGCCGCGGCTTGCTGGGCGGTCTCGCCGCACGCATTCCGCACAAGATCGCCGTCGAGTTGATGATGCTCGGACAGGACGTCTCCGCCGAGCGCATGCTGCAATATGGCTTCGTCAACAGCGTGACGCCCAGCGAGGACGTGCTGCCGACGGCGATGGAATGGGCCAGGATCCTCGCCGAGCAGGATGGCAGCGTTACCCGCTACTTCAAGCAGAGCCTCCTGGCCGTGCTGCCCAAGAGCCCCGGAGAGGTGGCGGAACGGACGCGCTGGATCAACGACCAGCTCCCGGGCAACCGCTCCTGGGGCGGCGGGGGCGCAACGCCGGGAGCCTCGCGCTGA
- a CDS encoding ABC transporter permease: protein MKLAAAQSESDGAAGAWARGISGYGALPRSLRYGLPILALIILAAIFAPWIAPYDPLANAVRERLQGPSMAHWLGTDATGRDVLSRLIFGARESIRGVLIAICVAGGLALPWGLAAGYLGRFWDEVLMRLADAMLAFPGLILALAIGGVLGPSLTNAMIAMGIVYAPSCARLLRSAVLPLRRADFVLVARTLGASATQTAIRHVLPNAMAPFLVQLCSVASLALLAEGALSFLGLGAQAPTPSWGSDLAKAYLNFRSAPLLTIAPGITIACFSFLLAQVGNGVREWLRTE, encoded by the coding sequence ATGAAACTCGCAGCGGCTCAGTCCGAGAGTGACGGCGCAGCCGGAGCATGGGCGCGCGGCATCTCCGGCTACGGCGCATTGCCGCGCTCGCTGCGCTATGGTCTGCCGATCCTTGCCCTCATCATTCTGGCCGCGATCTTCGCGCCTTGGATCGCGCCCTATGATCCGCTGGCGAATGCCGTGCGCGAGCGGCTTCAGGGACCGAGCATGGCGCATTGGCTCGGCACGGACGCGACCGGGCGGGACGTGCTGAGCCGCCTCATCTTCGGCGCGAGGGAATCCATTCGCGGCGTTCTCATCGCCATCTGCGTCGCCGGCGGGCTGGCGCTGCCCTGGGGGCTCGCCGCCGGCTATCTCGGCCGGTTCTGGGACGAGGTGCTGATGCGCCTGGCGGATGCGATGCTGGCTTTCCCCGGCCTCATCCTGGCGCTGGCGATCGGCGGCGTGCTCGGCCCCAGCCTCACCAATGCGATGATCGCCATGGGCATCGTCTACGCGCCCTCCTGCGCGCGGCTGCTGCGCTCGGCGGTGCTGCCGCTGCGCCGGGCCGATTTCGTGCTCGTCGCGAGAACCCTCGGTGCGAGCGCCACGCAGACGGCGATCCGCCATGTGCTGCCGAATGCGATGGCGCCTTTCCTGGTCCAGCTGTGCTCGGTCGCAAGCCTGGCGCTGCTGGCGGAGGGCGCGCTCAGCTTCCTCGGGCTGGGCGCACAGGCTCCCACGCCGAGCTGGGGCAGCGATCTCGCAAAGGCCTATCTCAATTTCAGGAGCGCGCCGCTTCTGACGATCGCGCCCGGCATCACCATCGCATGTTTTTCCTTCCTGCTCGCTCAGGTGGGAAATGGAGTTCGGGAGTGGCTGCGGACCGAATAG
- a CDS encoding FAD-binding oxidoreductase, with protein MTRSNRAPALSRRGFLMGSVALGLGASGPALARASLSADCGWCLPGEAAWRDLADRSHGQVLRPGEAGFLERAAPQNLRYRRVSPQAIARCGSPEIVAAVIDWCRGLDMPFAIRGGGHSYAGHSTSAGILIDLSPMNRIDVDAATGAVDIEAGARNADIARALEKSGRTITHGRCGTVGIAGFLLGGGIGFNMRRYGIGSDLMRAAELVTADGRVRHVSEGSEPDLFWALRGGAGGNFGVATRFTLASHPADERITVFSLRWNTQSEAVAQAFVAAAEKAPESFASRFSLGAASPEQRRAGIDVHFDLLGQHAGPKGELLDLLAPVFGVARPERLVVEERSYWAGQDFLAEPGEPGFYQERSGFVRQRLDERILECGFRRLRDWPGTAVGADLRFFQTGGAINRMAPDATAFVHRDSAWLFSIGLDWSAGDQATPEVIAPAQRWQDGFYREMRELCGSGAYQNFPDPSLVDWRKAYYGANLARLEKIKADIDPFNLFRHGQSL; from the coding sequence ATGACCAGAAGCAACCGCGCGCCTGCGCTGAGCCGCCGCGGCTTTCTCATGGGCAGTGTCGCGCTCGGCCTCGGCGCTTCCGGTCCGGCGCTGGCGCGTGCCTCCCTGTCGGCCGATTGCGGCTGGTGCCTGCCGGGCGAGGCCGCCTGGCGCGACCTCGCCGATCGCAGCCATGGCCAGGTCCTGCGGCCGGGGGAGGCGGGTTTCCTCGAACGCGCCGCGCCGCAGAACCTGCGCTATCGCCGCGTCAGCCCGCAGGCGATCGCCCGCTGCGGATCGCCGGAGATCGTCGCTGCCGTCATCGACTGGTGCCGCGGGCTGGACATGCCTTTCGCCATCCGGGGCGGCGGCCATTCCTATGCCGGGCATTCGACCTCGGCCGGCATCCTGATCGACCTGTCGCCGATGAACCGCATCGATGTCGACGCCGCCACCGGCGCCGTCGACATCGAGGCCGGCGCCCGCAACGCCGACATCGCCCGCGCCCTGGAGAAAAGCGGCCGCACCATCACGCATGGGCGCTGCGGAACCGTGGGAATCGCCGGCTTCCTGCTCGGCGGCGGCATCGGCTTCAACATGCGCCGTTACGGAATCGGCTCTGACCTGATGCGCGCGGCCGAACTCGTTACGGCCGATGGCCGCGTCCGCCATGTCTCCGAGGGCAGCGAGCCAGACCTGTTCTGGGCTCTGCGCGGCGGGGCCGGCGGCAATTTCGGCGTCGCGACGCGCTTCACCCTGGCGTCCCACCCCGCCGACGAGCGGATCACCGTCTTCTCGCTGCGCTGGAACACGCAAAGCGAAGCCGTCGCGCAGGCCTTCGTTGCGGCGGCCGAGAAGGCGCCCGAGAGCTTCGCCAGCCGGTTCTCGCTGGGCGCGGCCTCGCCGGAGCAACGCCGGGCCGGAATCGACGTGCATTTCGATCTTCTCGGACAACATGCCGGCCCGAAAGGCGAATTGCTGGATCTCCTCGCCCCCGTCTTCGGCGTCGCCCGGCCGGAACGCCTCGTGGTCGAGGAGCGCTCCTATTGGGCCGGCCAGGATTTCCTCGCGGAACCGGGAGAGCCCGGATTCTACCAGGAGCGCTCCGGCTTCGTGCGGCAGCGGCTCGACGAGCGCATCCTCGAATGCGGCTTTCGCCGCCTGCGCGACTGGCCGGGCACGGCGGTCGGCGCCGATCTGCGCTTCTTCCAGACGGGTGGAGCCATCAACCGGATGGCGCCGGATGCGACCGCCTTCGTCCATCGCGACAGCGCCTGGCTGTTCTCGATCGGCCTGGACTGGAGTGCGGGGGATCAGGCGACGCCGGAGGTGATCGCACCCGCCCAGCGCTGGCAGGACGGCTTCTATCGCGAGATGCGTGAATTGTGCGGCAGTGGCGCCTATCAGAACTTTCCCGATCCCTCGCTGGTCGATTGGCGCAAGGCCTATTACGGCGCAAACCTCGCCAGGCTGGAAAAAATCAAGGCGGATATCGATCCCTTCAACCTGTTCCGCCACGGCCAGTCGCTGTGA
- a CDS encoding ABC transporter permease gives MLTFVPTLLIGSFIVFFLQHLVPGGPAAALLGGGDITPEAVEAVNERLGLNRPLFVQYVDWLMHVVRGDLGVSFRDQERVSRFIIQRLEPTLLLVGGALLVALIVGGTLGIWAALRKEHWDGRAVQTLTGVGLSVPNFWLGTLAVGFFGVYLAVIPVGGYVPLSAGMPASLHSVIAPILVMSMISTVMVARHLRSSMTLVLESVHLRTAQAMGLRPHEIYLNYALRIAVAPLITFLPLVVSQLVGSTVVAERIFNIPGLGSGIVQAVNNRDYPTIQGVILVILCAVTVLNLAADLALNALDPRIRQLRN, from the coding sequence ATGCTGACATTCGTCCCGACCTTGCTGATCGGGTCGTTCATCGTCTTCTTCCTCCAGCATCTCGTGCCCGGAGGGCCGGCGGCCGCGCTTCTCGGCGGCGGCGACATCACGCCCGAGGCGGTCGAGGCCGTCAACGAAAGGCTGGGCCTGAACCGGCCGCTGTTCGTGCAATATGTCGATTGGCTGATGCATGTTGTCCGCGGCGATCTCGGCGTGTCTTTCCGGGATCAGGAGCGGGTCAGCCGCTTCATCATCCAGCGGCTGGAGCCGACGCTGCTGCTGGTCGGCGGCGCGCTCCTGGTCGCGCTGATCGTCGGCGGGACGCTCGGCATATGGGCCGCGCTGCGCAAGGAGCATTGGGACGGGCGCGCCGTGCAGACCTTGACGGGTGTCGGCCTGTCGGTTCCGAATTTCTGGCTGGGGACGCTCGCCGTCGGCTTCTTCGGCGTCTATCTCGCCGTCATTCCGGTCGGCGGCTATGTGCCGCTTTCGGCCGGCATGCCCGCGAGCCTGCATTCGGTGATCGCGCCGATCCTGGTCATGTCGATGATCAGCACGGTCATGGTCGCCCGCCACCTGCGCAGCTCGATGACGCTCGTCCTCGAAAGCGTGCATCTGCGCACGGCGCAGGCCATGGGTCTGCGTCCGCATGAGATCTACCTGAACTACGCGCTTCGGATCGCGGTGGCGCCGCTGATCACCTTCCTGCCGCTCGTGGTGTCGCAGCTCGTCGGAAGCACCGTCGTCGCCGAGCGCATCTTCAATATCCCCGGCCTCGGTTCGGGCATCGTCCAGGCGGTCAACAACCGGGACTATCCGACCATCCAGGGCGTCATTCTCGTCATCCTGTGCGCCGTGACGGTTCTGAACCTTGCCGCAGATCTCGCGCTGAACGCGCTCGATCCGCGAATACGCCAGCTCCGCAACTGA
- a CDS encoding CaiB/BaiF CoA-transferase family protein: protein MRALDGVKVLELSHYIAGPFACQLLADLGADVVKVEPPAGEAGRRAPPFTEDGESLYFATFNHNKRTLSLDLRGPEAERVLPALIRWADVIITNFANDVPDRLNFGWDKVEALNPRAILIHITGFGSWSPIGAFPAFDPVIQAMSGFADMVGDPAGPPFVSNILFGDIITAHQSAAAAMAALHLRERTGKGSFIEVSMLRSLAPLLGDYVAQSTTLGQRPTRVGNRQTRRFINAFQTADGHLVVAPITPDQWKSFCDVIGRPEWGAPEVTSNRINVTDEALRRDLENSTSAWMKRRTSDEAAATLRAAGVPCGPMWSISELPRANETFDLRMLGQAQLINGTEVTIPGSPFELRSAAAAPRPDNKVPAVGNHSAAILKEIGVA from the coding sequence AGCCCCCGGCCGGAGAGGCGGGGCGGCGCGCCCCGCCCTTCACCGAGGACGGCGAGAGCCTCTATTTCGCGACATTCAACCACAACAAGCGCACGCTCAGCCTCGACCTTCGCGGTCCCGAGGCGGAGCGGGTCCTGCCCGCTTTGATCCGGTGGGCGGATGTCATCATCACCAATTTCGCGAATGATGTGCCGGATCGGCTGAATTTCGGCTGGGACAAGGTCGAGGCGCTCAATCCGCGCGCGATCCTGATCCACATCACCGGCTTCGGCTCATGGAGCCCGATCGGGGCCTTCCCCGCCTTCGATCCGGTGATCCAGGCGATGAGCGGTTTCGCCGACATGGTCGGAGATCCCGCGGGGCCGCCCTTCGTCAGCAACATTCTGTTTGGCGACATCATCACCGCGCATCAGTCCGCCGCGGCGGCGATGGCGGCCCTGCATCTGCGCGAGCGCACCGGCAAGGGCTCCTTCATCGAGGTCAGCATGCTGCGGTCGCTCGCGCCGCTGCTCGGCGACTATGTCGCGCAGTCGACGACGCTCGGACAACGTCCGACCCGCGTCGGCAATCGCCAGACGAGGCGCTTCATCAATGCTTTCCAGACCGCCGACGGCCATCTCGTCGTGGCGCCGATCACACCCGATCAGTGGAAGAGCTTCTGCGACGTGATCGGCCGGCCGGAATGGGGGGCGCCCGAGGTCACATCGAACCGCATCAACGTCACCGACGAGGCCCTGAGGCGCGATCTCGAGAATTCGACGAGCGCCTGGATGAAGCGGCGCACCTCCGACGAGGCCGCGGCGACGCTTCGCGCGGCCGGTGTTCCCTGTGGCCCGATGTGGAGCATTTCCGAGTTGCCGAGAGCCAACGAGACCTTCGATCTGCGCATGCTCGGTCAAGCGCAGCTCATCAACGGAACCGAGGTGACCATTCCCGGCTCGCCGTTTGAATTGCGCAGCGCCGCCGCCGCGCCGCGCCCGGACAACAAGGTGCCTGCCGTCGGAAACCACTCAGCGGCGATTCTCAAGGAGATCGGCGTCGCCTGA
- a CDS encoding ABC transporter ATP-binding protein — translation MAAAAPPSRDRAGAKECILRVENLSVRFPQQGTGGVKAVQDVSFDLGADEILGIVGESGSGKTTLGRCVAGLIQPSEGMIHVEAPGSGARSPATADKIQMVFQESTTALNPRLAVWRSVAEAVSGGQSVSSRLQPAAMAQLQRVGLSPEQGLKLPRELSGGQRQRVGIARALASGARIIVCDEAVAALDVSVRARVLNLIADLRRSAGVSFIFISHDMSVVAHLADRVLVMQHGRIVEQGTTRDIIANPSHDYTKHLISCVPDIALC, via the coding sequence TTGGCGGCGGCGGCGCCTCCCTCGCGCGACCGGGCGGGCGCGAAGGAATGCATCCTGAGAGTGGAGAATCTGTCGGTCAGATTCCCGCAGCAGGGCACCGGCGGCGTGAAGGCGGTGCAGGATGTGTCGTTCGACCTCGGCGCCGACGAGATCCTCGGAATCGTCGGCGAATCCGGCTCCGGCAAGACGACCCTGGGCCGCTGCGTCGCCGGGCTGATCCAGCCGTCGGAAGGGATGATCCATGTCGAGGCGCCGGGTTCGGGCGCTCGTTCGCCGGCGACCGCCGACAAGATCCAGATGGTGTTCCAGGAATCGACCACGGCCCTCAATCCGCGGCTCGCGGTCTGGCGCAGCGTGGCCGAGGCCGTGAGCGGCGGCCAATCGGTGTCGAGCCGGCTTCAGCCGGCGGCCATGGCTCAGTTGCAGCGTGTCGGCCTTTCGCCCGAGCAGGGCCTGAAGCTGCCACGCGAGCTTTCGGGAGGGCAGCGCCAGCGCGTCGGCATAGCGCGCGCGCTCGCCTCCGGCGCCCGCATCATCGTCTGCGACGAGGCGGTGGCCGCGCTGGACGTGTCGGTCCGGGCTCGCGTGCTGAACCTCATCGCGGACTTGCGCAGGAGCGCCGGCGTGTCCTTCATCTTCATTTCGCACGACATGAGCGTGGTCGCTCACCTGGCCGACCGGGTTCTGGTCATGCAGCATGGCCGGATCGTCGAGCAGGGCACGACGCGCGACATCATCGCGAACCCGAGCCACGACTACACCAAGCACCTCATTTCCTGCGTACCGGACATCGCGCTATGTTGA
- a CDS encoding ABC transporter substrate-binding protein encodes MRAGLAAAALAFLMAGSQAATAQGVLRVGSTSYPTSLDPATSGGGSDHPYLYLIYDRLVDADRATGELKPGLATAWKFSDDGRKLEMSLRQGVVFQDGTPFNADAVVASIKRYQQKGVQTDLKIVSNVEAAEPYKVVFTLANPDSSLPAILADRGGMIVSPTAVSKHGDGFPRNPVGTGPYKVDSTVQGASVKYSRFDGYWGGKPALDGVNWTTFTEVIALENAATTGQLDIAMQIPARDVPALQNGTGYKVSSGPSLEVTLMMLNGTKAPVNSKAVREAISRAINRDDILVATNNGAGAVATQLLPSTSPYYSEEVASKYGYDLNRAKQLMQEAKQSNVSLECTYFAGLGYEIAGPLMIENLAQIGIKLTLVEKTLAQGVTDMAAGKLPCFLTRWTGRPDPAMTLFGVFDSRGFANYGKNAIGVDALMDQMLATSEPTKRVALGKQIALLGAQDPLSIPLIYQPAVVLVGSKVDGYTPNYLGKQDLRSVSLR; translated from the coding sequence ATGCGAGCCGGCCTCGCCGCCGCCGCGCTCGCCTTCCTTATGGCGGGGTCTCAGGCGGCAACGGCTCAGGGCGTTCTGCGCGTCGGCAGCACGAGCTATCCCACCTCGCTCGATCCGGCGACCTCCGGGGGCGGCTCCGATCACCCTTATCTCTATCTGATCTATGATCGCCTGGTCGACGCCGATCGCGCCACCGGCGAGCTCAAGCCGGGTCTCGCCACCGCCTGGAAATTCTCCGATGACGGCCGCAAGCTCGAGATGAGCCTGCGTCAGGGCGTCGTCTTTCAGGACGGCACGCCGTTCAACGCCGATGCCGTCGTCGCCAGCATCAAGCGCTACCAGCAGAAAGGCGTGCAGACCGATCTCAAGATCGTCAGCAATGTCGAGGCGGCCGAGCCCTACAAGGTCGTCTTCACCCTCGCCAATCCCGACTCGTCCCTGCCGGCGATTCTCGCGGATCGCGGCGGGATGATCGTCTCGCCGACGGCGGTGAGCAAGCATGGCGACGGCTTTCCGCGCAACCCGGTCGGCACCGGCCCCTATAAGGTCGATTCGACGGTGCAGGGCGCCTCGGTGAAATACAGCCGCTTCGATGGCTACTGGGGCGGCAAGCCGGCGCTCGACGGCGTCAACTGGACGACCTTCACCGAGGTGATCGCGCTCGAGAACGCCGCGACGACCGGACAGCTCGACATCGCCATGCAGATTCCCGCGCGCGACGTGCCGGCGCTGCAGAATGGCACCGGCTACAAGGTCTCCAGCGGGCCGAGCCTCGAAGTGACGCTGATGATGCTCAACGGCACCAAGGCGCCGGTCAATTCCAAGGCGGTGCGGGAGGCGATCAGCCGCGCCATCAACCGCGACGATATCCTGGTCGCGACCAATAACGGCGCCGGCGCCGTGGCGACGCAGCTCCTGCCCTCGACCTCGCCCTATTACAGCGAGGAGGTCGCGTCGAAATACGGCTATGACCTCAACCGGGCCAAGCAATTGATGCAGGAGGCGAAGCAGAGCAACGTCTCCCTCGAATGCACCTATTTCGCCGGATTGGGCTACGAGATCGCGGGCCCGCTGATGATCGAGAATCTCGCTCAGATCGGCATCAAGCTCACGCTCGTCGAAAAGACGCTGGCGCAGGGCGTGACCGACATGGCCGCGGGCAAGCTGCCCTGCTTCCTCACCCGCTGGACCGGCCGGCCGGATCCGGCGATGACCCTGTTCGGCGTCTTCGATTCGCGCGGCTTCGCCAATTACGGCAAGAACGCGATCGGCGTCGATGCGCTGATGGACCAGATGCTGGCCACCAGCGAACCGACCAAGCGCGTGGCGCTCGGCAAGCAGATCGCCCTGCTCGGCGCGCAGGATCCGCTCTCGATACCGCTGATCTATCAGCCGGCCGTGGTGCTGGTCGGTTCCAAGGTCGACGGCTATACGCCGAACTATCTCGGCAAGCAGGATCTTCGTTCGGTGAGCCTGCGCTGA
- a CDS encoding ABC transporter ATP-binding protein: MAASIQPASSFDEAGLLLNIENLTVDFVSRGATTRALSNFNLTLAEGEIVGMAGESGCGKSTAAIAMMGLLPSGARVSGSILYRNRQLVGLPAAQLREVRGREIAMVFQETITALNPVVRVGDQLLRAVRAHAPLTPGEALDRVTRSLLRVRLHDTQRVLASYPSELSGGMCQRVLIAMAIACGSKLLLADEPTTALDVSVQREILTLLKDLAAQGIGILLISHDLAVLSEVASRLVVLYAGEVVEEGPTHSVIRRPRHPYSRALLACVPRLHGSHSSFVEIPEGRIDAGGGDEGCRFRTRCGLRAEICEERPALHTIGAPSQRSRCWRAPELMAD; the protein is encoded by the coding sequence ATGGCGGCATCGATCCAACCGGCTTCGTCGTTCGACGAAGCCGGGCTCCTGCTGAACATCGAGAATTTGACGGTCGACTTCGTCAGCCGCGGCGCTACGACGCGCGCCTTGAGCAATTTCAACCTTACGCTCGCCGAAGGCGAGATCGTCGGCATGGCCGGCGAATCCGGCTGCGGAAAATCGACGGCCGCGATCGCCATGATGGGACTTCTGCCGAGCGGTGCTCGCGTCAGCGGCTCGATCCTCTATCGCAACCGGCAGCTCGTCGGCCTGCCGGCCGCGCAGCTGCGCGAGGTGCGCGGCCGGGAAATCGCGATGGTCTTCCAGGAGACCATCACGGCGCTCAACCCGGTCGTGCGCGTGGGCGACCAGCTTCTCAGAGCGGTTCGCGCTCATGCGCCATTGACGCCCGGCGAGGCGCTCGACCGCGTCACGCGCTCGCTGCTGCGCGTGCGCCTGCATGATACTCAGCGTGTGTTGGCCAGCTACCCTTCCGAACTGTCGGGAGGCATGTGCCAGCGCGTGCTGATCGCAATGGCGATCGCCTGCGGTTCCAAGCTCCTTCTGGCCGACGAGCCGACGACGGCGCTCGACGTCTCCGTGCAGCGCGAGATCCTCACCCTGCTCAAGGACCTGGCGGCTCAGGGCATCGGCATCCTTCTGATCTCGCATGACCTGGCCGTGCTGAGCGAGGTCGCCAGCCGATTGGTGGTGCTCTATGCGGGAGAGGTCGTGGAGGAAGGGCCGACGCACTCCGTCATCCGGCGTCCCCGCCACCCCTATTCGCGGGCGCTGCTCGCTTGCGTGCCGCGTCTTCACGGCTCGCATTCCAGCTTCGTCGAGATTCCCGAAGGCAGGATCGACGCTGGCGGCGGTGACGAGGGCTGCCGGTTTCGCACGCGCTGCGGATTGCGCGCGGAGATTTGCGAAGAAAGACCGGCGTTGCACACGATCGGAGCCCCGAGCCAGCGATCGCGATGCTGGAGGGCGCCCGAGTTGATGGCGGATTGA